The Ignavibacteriales bacterium genome segment GTGTTGGTCTTGTTCACGAAGTTGGCAGCCGCATGCACGTTCTCTTCCATAAGCGTTCCCCCAAAGTCATCTGCGCCGAAGTGGAGAGCGATTTGTCCGGTCTTCTTTCCTTCTGAAAACCATGAGGCCTGAATGTGCGGGAAATTGTCCAGGTAGATGCGCGAAAACGCAATCATTTGAAGATAGCGAGTCGGACTCGCATAGGTCGGGATGATCTTCTCGAGGGGCGTATTGCCGGGCTTGAACGACCAGGGGACGAACGCAGTGAAGCCTCCCGTCTCGTCCTGCAACGACCTGATACTCTCGAGGTGCTCCACAATGTCTTCGTCCGTTTCAAGGTGGCCGTACATCATTGTCGCGGTCGACCTGTAACCGATCTTGTGTGCCTCACGCATCACGTTCAGCCAGTCTTCGGAAGTGCCCTTCTTACTGCTGATCTTTTTCTTGACCCGATCAGAGAGGATCTCCGCTCCCCCGCCGGGGATCGACCGAAGTCCCGCATCCCATAATTTACGGAGAACCTCTGTAAGGGAATACCCCGAGATCTGCATCATCCCGATAATTTCTGAGGTGGAGTAGAAGTGCGGGTGAATCTGAGGCACTTCCGCTATCGCACGCCTCACCATCTCTGTATAATACTCAAACGGCAAAGAAGGATGCACTCCCCCCTGCAGGAGAACGGTCGTTGCACCGGCTTCAGCTGCTTCCTTGAACTTCTGGATCATGTGGTCCACAGTGTACGTGTACTCCCCCGCTTCACCGGGATGACGATAGAATGCACAGAAAATGCAATCGATGGTGCAGACATTCGAATAGTTCGGATTGGTGTCGAGAAGATACGTCACCGCCCGCTGCGGATTTTTGTTGAAACGGATCTCGTTCGCCAAAGCGCCGAGCTCAAGCAATTCTGCATTGCGGAGAAGGAACACTCCCTCACCCTTCGTGATCCGATGTCCCGCTCGTACTGATTCCTGGATTCCTTCTACTGTCATGCCCTCTGCTCAGAATGTAAGTGCGTATCCAGCTGATTTGAGTTCTTTGATGATGCTCAGGCTCGCTTCTTCCAGCTTCACCACGATTGGCTTCACGACAACGCCTGGAATATTCTTCGGGACCTCGACGTCTGTCATGTGCAACACCATCACATGGTTCTTTCCTAGATTGCCGACAAAGTGACCCAGTTCAAACATCGCGTAAGCAAGATCATCAGAATTGAGGACGAAGAATGCAAATTGCGCCCCCTCTTCCCTCGAAATAGTCTCAAGCGCAATCATTTCTCCGTGGCTGCGGTCAATCGGTATTTCTTCGACTCCCACATCTGAGAGAAACTCTGCTATCTGCTGCCGCAGAGGATCATTGATCTCGCCAATCACATACGCTTTCTTCGGTGCAGTCGGCGGCGCTGCCGCCTGGACAGGAGCAGCGGCTTCCGGCGGCGCTGCACTCTTCACAGGAGGTCTCAGTGTCCTCGGCCCTCCGGCTCCCTGCGGCTGGCTCTCTGACGGCGACGACAGAGGAGCGGGTGATGCCGCTTTGACCGGTTCTGCCGCCAACTCGGGAGTGGCTTTCAACTTCTCGAAGAGCTCCCGCATGCTTGTATAGATGAGGTTGGCCGACGCCTGATAAAACAATCCGCCATTCGCATCGCCGGTGATTTTGTTCTTGTATGGGAAACCGATTGGACCAACAACCTCCAGGGATTCGAGACAGGCTTTGCGCCATGCAAGGTACTTGTCCTGCATGCGCGCATTGTAGCCAGAGAAATCAAACCCGCCGAGAGGTGTGAGTTTCGCACCCTCGTCAACGAGCGATTCAAATCTCTGGATCATCGTCTCAGCCATACCGTAACCCGGTGTCTAGTTCTGGCGCAGCTTGCTGCCATCCGTTGTCCGATCCGCTTCCCCCTCAAGCGACGCAAGCAATCCTTCGAACAGATCGATCGCTTCGCGTTCACGTTCCCCTAAATGATAGTTGAATCCTTCCAGGTATTCCGTCGCTTCATGGGAACTCCATCCAATTCTCTTCGCGTGTGCGGCGCTGATGCGCTCAAGATCCAACTCTCCATTTTTGAGGGCCGTTTGGATCAAGGACGAAAGCTCCTCTCTTTTCTCGGTGCCAAGAGCGTTTCTCACTGCCCAGACTGCGAAGACAAATGGCAGCTTCTGCCAGTCATACCATTCGGCTGCCAGGTCATAGACGAGCTCAAAGCTCTGCAACCCCGTCTTTTGATGGCGCATGGCCTCATCACCGATGAGCAGCACCGCGTCAAATTCATCATAGCTGTTCACACCCGTGTGCATGCGCCTGAGCTCAGCCTTCACTCCATACTTTTTTTCAAGAAGGACCTGAAGAAGCCGTACGGACGTGGCAGTGTCGTCAACAATCCCGACGATCTTTCCCTGAAGTTCGCGCCATCCATGGTTTGAAAACAGCATGACGCTCTTGACCTGATCGCGGGTCGCTATGCAATACGGCAGTACCGTTAATCCCTCTTTCTGGCTGAAGTAATCACACAACGAGAACAACCCGGCATCGAGCTGATTGTTCCGCGCCAACACCCCCATGCGCCTCGGCGTCACCGGCAGCATCTTGAACTGACGCTTCTCGAAATGATGGTAGAACGGGACCGAATTGAGATACGGGATCTTCCCGACTACATCCGTCGCGTAGAGGTTCAGAGGATTGTAGTACACGTCGCGCTCCACGGGAATCTTGCCAGCGTCGCGAATGATCCTGATTATCTTCTCCTTCGTGAGCTGCATCGGGGCGATGGCACCAGCGTCGTGGGCTATCTTCTCACCGCCGACCGTTCCGTCGAGGTCGTCCGCGCCGAAGTTCAAAGCAACGGAAGCCACCTCCTCCGTCAACATCACCCAATACGCCTTGATATGCGGGAAGTTGTCAAGCATCAGTCTCGACACCGCAATCATCTTGAGATCATCGATGGCAGACGTGAAGCGGTTTGTGGGCTTGATACCTGTTGCACCAGGCTGAAATGCCAGAGGTATGAACGTCAAGAACCCGCGCGTTTCATCCTGCAAGGTCCGAAGCCTTATCAAATGCTCAACACGCTCCTCCTGCGTTTCGATGTGGCCGTAGAGGATCGTGCTGTTCGTCGGAATACCGAGCCTGTGCGCTGCTCTGTGAATATCGAGCCACGCCTTCGCTCCGATTTTCGAGCTGAACAGGCGCTTGCGAACTCTTTCAGAAAACACTTCGGCTCCGCCCCCCGGCATTGTGCGCAGTCCGGCTTCCTTCAGCTGCCGCAGAACTTCTTCTATCGAAAGCTTGAATTTCTTATGGAAGAAATCGATTTCAACCGCCGTGAACGCCTTGATATCGACGTTGGGAAAATGCTTCTTGATCTGCCGCAGCATATCGAGATAGTATTCCCACTCCCAATCGGGATGCAGCCCTCCGGTGATGTGCACCTCGTGAATCTCCGGGGTCAGCTTGCTCAGAATATCATGCACCGTCATTTCGTATGCTTGCGGGCGCCCCTTCTTTGTCGCGAAGTCACAGAACTTGCAGGCAAGCACGCATACGTTCGTCGGCTCGATCTTCTGGTTGAGCACAAAATACACAGCATCGCCGCTCCGCTCCCTTTGTACGGCGTGCGCCATCTTCCCCAGCGAAATGACATCGGTGGTCCCGAAGAGGGTCAGCCCGTCTTCAAGATTCAGCCTTTCGCCCTGCTGCACCTTCTCCCAGATCGGAAGGAGATTCGTGTCACGAAAATGAATTGTCTGCGCCATCACCTTCCCGCATTATGACCAATACTCTTTCCAACGACTATCGACTTTCTTCACTACTTCTTCCGGCATGCGCAATGGTTCCGGGTAGCCGGCTTTCCACGTCGCGTCGATGCCCATCACGCCCTTATATATCGGTGCGATTCCCTGCAGCGTCTGTTCTCTGAAGACAACATCCCGTTCACAATCAAAACGCGTAAACACACCCCAAATGGAATTCTCCTGGTCTTTGATGTTCACATCCTCGCTGACCGCCGCGATAATTCTGAGATGTTGGAGCTCCCGGCGCCTGACCAGTTTGTCTACGATCGCTCTGCCTTTGCCGGCAACTGTCACCGTCAGGAAGCAATTGTCGGCTATGTGCGCATCGAGTATGCGCCGATCCATGGCTCGGATGTCCGCAAGCCGGGCGCGCCCGGTCGATTTCACCTTCGCAGGCTCGGCAGCACGATGCTTCTTCGTTGCATCGAGTATCATCCTGCTTCCCAGCTCGGTCTTGAAGCTCGTGAAGTCAAGCGTGTCCATCGGTACCTTCGGCAACAGCACGAAATCAAAATACGGGTCGAAGTGATCCCGAATCTCACCCAAGACCGCACTCCAACTGCGCACATCGACGCCTGCGCTCACGAGGATCATGGATTTCGTCAGCGAAAGCTGGCCGGTGCCGAGCAACCCAAGAGCGGTCTTCATTGCTTCTTTCTTGTACCGCGCGTTAACCGAAACGACGAGGAGGTTATGGAAGCCCCCCTCGTAGTACGCCCACACATCTCTGATTTCGCTGTGAAGAACTCGTGCCAGCGGGCCGAGTATCTGCTGCGTCGCGTCGCCGAGGAACTTGTCTTCCATCGGCGGTATACCCACAACAGTCGCCGGATAGACCGGGTTCCGCCGGTGGGTCATCGCTTTCACATGAAACACAGGAAACGGAGCCGAATGCGAGTAATGCCCGAAGTGATCGCCGAACGGACCTTCTTTTCTTCGCTCCTTCTGCGGCACCACGCCTTCGAGAATGAATTCCGCCTGGGCCGGGACCTGAATTGATACGCTTTTCCCTTTTGTCATGGCTATCGGGCCGCCGCGCAGGAACGCTGCGAATGCCACCTCATCCATTCCTTCGGGAAGGGCGGCGACAGAGGCAAGCAGAAGCGCCGGCTCGGTGCCGAGAGCAACAGCGAGTTCAAGATCCTGTCCGAGCTGCTCGGCCTGATGATAATGGAATCCGCCCCCCTTCTGAATCTGCCAGTGCATGCCGGTGGTCAACTGGTCGTACACGTGGATGCGGTAAATTCCGACATTTCGTTTTGCATTCACCGGGTCATAGGTGAAAACCTGCCCGAGCGTCACAAACTTGCCGCCATCTCCCGGCCAACAGGTTTGGATCGGCAACGTGTCGAGATTCGGCCCGAGAACGACTTGCTGCGAATCTGCCACTCGTACACGCCGTCCGCGGGCAGAGAGGATCCGTCTGAACATGCTTCTCCGGTCCCACATCGCGCCGAAACTCGGCGGCGTCAGGCCGTCAACAAAATTGAAGAGCTCCTGACCAATCTGTTCCGGATGTCTCCCCAATGCATGCTCGATGCGGCGCTCGGTGCCATACACGTTTATCACGAGCGGAAACTGCGAGCCCTTCACGTTCTCAAACAACAACACCGGCTTGTTCTCCCTCAGGGAACGAACAGCGATTTCCGTCACTTCCAAAAACGGATCGACCTCTGCCTTTATTCTCCGCACCTCTCCGATGGATTCGAGATAACGAAGAAACTCCCCCAGCGATTTAAAGTGCATCGGAATTCCCTAAGAGAAAGCACCCTTGAAATTGTCGATTGCCAATTTTCGATTATCGCTTGCCGGTTGTCAATTGGCGATTATCAATTGACCATTCACAATTCTTCCGCTCTCCACCCCTTCGATTCCCGGACACCAATCACACCGAGGACCTTATCTACGAACCCCTGCACGTACTCGTCGACCGTCTTCGGCACGAAGTAGAGCGGCGGGGAGATGGGCATGATGACGGCGCCGCTCCTCGAAAGCGCAGCACACTGTTCGAGCGTGATCGTCGAGAGCGGCGTCTCGCGAACGCAGATGACGAGCTTGAACCGTTCCTTCAACGCGACCTGTGCAGTCCGTGTGATGAGCGAATCACCGATCCCCGACGCGATCTTCCCGAGCGTCGAGGTTGAGCATGGAAGGATCACGTATGCGTCGAACCGGTTCGAGCCGGACGCCACAGGAGCCGTGAGGTCTTCATCAGAGAACTCAGTCTTCACGTATGGATGAAGATCCTTCACGTTGATACCGAGTTCATCCTTCAGCAAAACCTTCCCCCACTTGCTGACGATGAGATACTTATCCCCTTCACACTGCTTCACGAACTCGCGTGCGTAGACCGCTCCGGAGGAGCCGGTAATGCCGATGACGATTCTCATGGGAAGTATGCTCCGACGACGATCATGCCCAGGACCACAAAGCCGAGCACCGCGTTGATCTTGAAAAATGCCAGCTCCACATCGCCCGCTTTCTTGTGCTCAAGATACAGCAGGTATCCCGACAGCATAAGAAGAGGAAGCGCCGCGAGCGCCTTGATATAGAGTATGAAGAGAAGCGCCAACGAACCGAACGCGAGGACGTGCAACAACGCCGAGATGCGCAGGGCTTTCGTCCTTCCGTAGCGCGAGCTGAACGAATACAGTTGTTCCGTCCGGTCGAAGAGTTCATCCAACGTCGAATAAATGATATCAAACCCCGTCACCCATAGGAGCGTAAACAGCGAAAGCAGCGCTCCGGGGACGATGTTCTGCAATGATTGTTCGACGGCGAACCACCCTCCGAGCGGCGCCATGGCGAGCCCGAGCCCGACGCCGAAATGGGCCAGCGCAGTGAACCGTTTCATGTATGGGTAGAGGGTGAAAATGAGAAGCGGCAAAGGCGATAACGCCAGGCAGAAAGGCGAGATGAGCGCAGCAGATCCCAGATACATGCCGACACCGACTGCGAGGACCAGGAGCGCCTCGGGAACATTCATCCGCCCGCTGGGAAGTTCGCGCACAGCCGTGCGCGGATTACGCCGGTCGATCTCCCGGTCGATGATCCGGTTCAGCGCGAGCGCTGCAGTCCGAGCCCCCGTCGCCGCTGTGAGAATCAGCAGCAACAGCATGAGCGTAGGCGGTGCCTTGGATGCAAGAAAGGCGCCACTGTATATGAGCGGGAGCGAGAAAAGCGTGTGTTCGATCTTGATGAACCGTAGGAACTTCTGAAGTCGCTGCAACAATACCCCTTGAGGCAATGATGGTAGATTTTTCTTCAATATAGCGCAAAATGGTACGGCAATCAAGAATAGCCAAAACGCCAAAAAAAAATGCCATCAACAAGGATGGCATCTTCTACAGCTGGAATTATGGAAGAGCTACTTAATGCCGGCGCCGCTTTCCAGATCGCCGTTCACGGTCAACACGGCGAGTTTGCCTGTGCTGTCGCTTGCGGCAAGGAGCATACCGTTCGATTCCTGTCCCATCAGTTTGGCAGGCTGGAGGTTCGTAACGACCACAATCATCTTTCCCACCAAATCCTCCGGCTTATAGTGCTGCGCGATGCCGGCTACGACCTGGCGCCGTTCCGTCCCGATCTCCAGCTGAACCTTCAGCAACTTGTTCGATTTGGGAACGAGCTCCGCAGACACGACGCGCGCGAGCTTCAGCTCCACCTTCTTGAAATCATCTATGGTGATGAGCGGCTTCACGTCCGCCGGAGGTTTTGGCGCTTCCACCGGTGCCGGTTCATTCAATGCCTTGATGATCCCGTCTATCTGTTCGTCTTCGATCTTAGTCACCAGTATCTCCGATTTTCTGAATGTATGGCCGGGTTGCAGCGGCCGGTCTCCGGCACTCTCCCACCCTGCTGCACTCGGAGCCCCTTCGAGGTTCAGCGTTTCCCAAATCTTCCGTGCAGTCGAAGGAACGACAGGTTCCATGAGAATCGCCAGAGAACGGACAACCTGAAGGCAAATATTCAGCGTCGTCGCACAATGCTCCGGATTGGATTTGAACGATTTCCACGGCTCGCTGTCGTTGAAGTACTTGTTCGCGGCCCTCGCGAGATTCATCGACTCGATAACCGCCTCGCGGAACTTATACCGTTCGTACAATGCTCCGACTTTCGCCGGAGTTTCTGCGATCACCGCTGCCATGTCTGCGTCGCGGGCATCCAGCGGACCGAGGACAGGAACCGCTCCGCCGAAGTTCTTCTCCGTGAACGCGAGAGTGCGGTTCACGAAGTTCCCGAATATGTCGGCGAGTTCGTTGTTCGTCCTGGCTTGAAAATCCTTCAGGTAGAAATCACTGTCACGCGACTCGGGAAGATTGATCGCCAGCGTGTAGCGAAGCGAATCCGCCGGGAAATGGTTGAGGAAGTTCTCGAGATCTATTCCCCATCCCCTGCTCTTCGAGAATTTCTGACCTTCAAAATTGAGGAATTCGTTGGCCGGCACATTTTCCGGAAGGATATACTGTTCCTTTCCGGAGTCGTTCCAGGCCATCAACATCGCAGGGAACACGATACAATGGAACACAACGTTGTCTTTGCCGATAAACGCTACGTATTTCGTGTCCTGGCCAAGCCAGTACTCCTTCCACTTCTCAGGTTGTCCGATCCGTGCAGCCCATTCTTTTCCGGAAGAGATGTAACCCAGAACTGCATCGAACCAGACGTACAGCACTTTCTTTTCGTATCCGGACACAGGCACAGGAACGCCCCAGCTGAGATCCCTCGTCACGGCCCGGTCCTGCAACCCGTCTTTGAACCAGCTTTCGCAGTACCGCAGAACGTTATCCTTCCATCCATCCCGCTCGGACCGCTCCTTCACGTACGCAACCAGCCGTTTCTGAAAATCTCCGAGGGGAAAATACCAGTGCGACGTGGTCCGGACAACCGGCGTGGTACCGCACAGCTTGCACTTCGGATCGATCAGCTCGGATTGGTTGAGCCACGTGCCGCAGTTTTCGCACTGATCACCCCGGGCCTCCGGCTTCTTGCAATTCGGACACGTCCCTTCGACGTAACGGTCTGCAAGGAACATCCTGTCCTTTTCGCAGTAGAGCTGTTGTTCTTCCTTCTCTTTCAGTACGCCACGGCGGTGGAATTCCGCAAAGAATTCCTGCGCTGTCGCATGATGGAGAGGCAGCGAAGTCCTCGAGTAATTGTCGAAGCTCATGCCGAACTTGTCAAAGGCGGCTTTGTTCAGACTATGATAGCGGTCTACGACGGCCTGCGGCGTGATCTTCTCTTTCTCCGCGGTCACTGTAATGGCGACCCCGTGTTCATCAGAACCGCACAGAAACAGGACATCGCGCTTCTTTGCCCGCTGATAGCGAACGTACATATCGGCGGGGAGATACGCTCCCGCCAGATGGCCAAGGTGGAGCAATCCGTTTGCGTACGGCAATGCCGCGGTGACGAGTATTCTCTTGGGCTGTGATTTCACGAAATGTCTGCTAGGATGATGCCAGATGGCGTTTCAGGTCAATTGCAAGTGACGTGACGACAAGAGGAAGGTAGCCATTTTTGCCAACAAGAGCAATGCTGGTCTCGACACTGCCGAGCGCGTCGGAGAGACGGGCACGTGGAAATTTCTCATTGAAGCTGGTCAGATCTTTGAGCTGCTCACGGTTCAACAATCCGCTTTCACCCTGTTCGCGGAGCACCATCGCGTCTCGCAGCCACACGCCCAGCAATTTCATCCATCGCTCGACCGCATTTCTGTCTCCGAGCGCAACGATCCGTTCCACTTCGAGGGCAAGCGGGATCTTCTGAGTACCAAGGAGCAGCCGCAGAAATTGCACAGCCTCCCGCCGCTGTGCGACGATATCGATCGAAAGCAATTCGAGCGCGGCCGTGTGGCTCCCGTCCGCCAATCGGGCCACAAGCGCCGCCTGTTCCGGTTCCACGCCGTGGCGGTCAATCAGCGCGGCCTGCAATTCCTCCTCACTGAGCGGATCGAACTGAACGAGCTGGCACCTCGAGAGTATTGTCGGCAGCAGCTGTTCCTTGTGCGCGGTGGTCAAGATGAAGACGGAATCGGAAGGAGGCTCCTCGAGCATTTTCAAGAGCGAGTTGCTCGCCTCCGGGTTCATTTCCTCGGCGTGCGATATGATGAATACGCGCTTCCCGCCTTCAAAGGATGAAAGCGAGGCCTCACGGCGGAGAGTGCGGACGCTGTTGATTTTGATGAAATTCGCCTTGGGTACCAGTATTCTGTGGTACGGGTTCTCCGCTTTCAGTTTCAGCTGTCCTTGGATCGACTCGATCTGCTCTTCCGTCAAGCCCGCGACAGGATCATCGCCCGATTGCTCGTTCTTCCCTACCGGCAGGGCAACGATGAGACGGAGGTTCGGATGCTGAAGCTGGTCGACTTTCCGGCAGCTTGCGCATACTCCGCACGGGTCAGCTGGGTTCACCTGGCAATTCAGGGCGCGGCCAACCTCGATCGCCATTGCGTCCTTCCCTACTCCTTCGCCTCCCCAGAACAAATGCGCGTGCGCCACAGAGCCCGACGAAAGGACCCGCCTCAGCAGCTCTTTGACCCGATGTTGACCGATGATTCTGTCCCAACCCATGCGCAGTACCTAAAATGAATGGCCGATACCGAAGTGAAGCACAAGTGCCCCGAGCGTTTCTTTGTAGAACTTTTTCTGTGAGATCCACTGCCGTTCCTGTTCCGCTGATGGATCGTAGACTCTGAATCCAAGATCAATGCGAATCGGACCGGCAATTGTCGCGTATCGTATGCCGAGGCCAGCCGCCATCGCAATTTCACTCGCCTTCACGTCGCTGGCTCTTGGCCAGACATTTCCGAAATCATAGAAGAACACCAGGGAGAATCGACTGAACTCAACGAACCCGAGGCGGCCGGCATTGCGGAGAAGATTCCACCGAGTCTCGATGCTCCCTTCAAACACAGCGTTCCCTCCTTCTTCAGGAAGCCGTGACGCAGCAAGACCCCGAGCCCCCCACCCGCGAACGCTGCCGCTCCCGCCCCCGAAAAACCTTCTCGTAACAGGCACAGGCGCCGGGGAATTGCCGTAGAGTTCGGCAACGCCTCCGTACAACCGGAAAGCCCAGATCGCCGCCTTATCCCGCAACGGGTCCACGTACCATTGGCCGCGGCCGGAGAGCTTCACATACTTCGAATACGGCAGGTCCGTCCCAAACAAACTGCCGAATACGGAAGGTATGACGCCCGCTTCTTCGATGCTGACCGAGTGGAAGAATCCGCCAGATGGATAGAAGATGTCGTTCCGTTTGTCCCGCTGGAGTGTAAATGAGAGAATGGAATTGAACTGCGGGCGCCGATCGATGCTCAGCGAATCGAAGTAGAGTGCGGCGACAGTCGCGTTGATCGCCTCGTAGCCGATTCGTTCCAGACTCCATTCGAGAAACGCGGTCGTATACCGCGCAGTCTGCGACGTGACTGCAAATCGGCCGCGAATGATCGGATTGAAATAATATTTGTGCCTCTTCTCCACGATGAATGAGAGAGAAGGTGTGAAGGAAGTTTTGTTGTTGAAAAAGTAGGGCTGGTTGATCTGGAACGAAAGTTCGGCATTTCCGATGACGGAGCTGTCCCTAAGTCCCGTCCCACTAAACACCCGCGAGAACTCCACGTCCTGTATGGACTGGAGCTGGAATTGGAACTTCGTTTCGAAATTCCTCGCCCCGCCGAAAAAGTTCCTGTTATTATAGCTTACACCAAGAAGGATGTTGAACGCGTTGTTCTCGTCGTTGACACCGATTTCAGGAACAAGTTCCTGGAACGGGCGCGGGCGGACGAATACCTGCGTCGAAATATCGAATGTCGTGTCGGCCTTCACACCGATGACCGGCTCGATGCGCGATGTCTCGAAAACGCCAAGTCTGTTCAGGTTACGCTCGCTGTCGGATCGTTTTGCCTCGCTGTAGAAATCCCCTTTCTGAAAATCGAGGTGCCGCAGAATCGCGCCTTCATCAACAGCTCCGGATGCGATGGAATCCTGCCGCACCGTGATACCGCCGAACACATACCGTTTGCCCCTGGTAATCGCGATCACCAGCCTGATGTTTCCGGTCGACGTATATCTGTACGGGACAATGCTATCGACCCGGACATCGGCATATCCGTTGTTGAAGAACGCGTTGACGATCCGGGCGCGTTCGCCGATAACGCGGTCGGCGACATAGGGCTCCCCTGGTACGACCAGCGGGCGTGCTTCTATTTCTTCCACGACAGACTGCGGAAGGTCTTCAAACCCGACTCGCTGAATCGAATCGATGAGCGACCGATGTCCCTCATGAATGAGAAACGACAACGCAATGGTCTTGCGGCCGAAGTCGGGGCGGAGGAGCGTGTCGATGTGAACTGAAAAGAATCCCTGATCCCTGTAGAACGCCTGAAGGCGGGTATGGTCCTGTTCGAAGCGAGTCCGATCGAAATACTCGGGCTTGTCGCCGAGTTTCTCGCTGATGGTGTACATGAACTTCCAGAATCCGGCCGGCGATTCCTTGGTCTGCATGATACCGAGCAACGCGTCATCGCGGAACGATTCGTTCCCCTCGAAACGCATTCCCGAGATTTCAAGCCCCTGCGTCTGTTCCTGCGCGGCAAGCAACGCAGCGCAGCCCGCAAGGAAGAGAACGATATTGAGTAACCGGCAGTTCATCGGGAGTTCATAAAAAAACCCAGCCGCGCAACGCTGGGTTCAAACCTGGCCCTTACCAGTTTCACGGAGGGCAACCTCATCCGAGGTGGAGTGGAATTAGTACTCTTTGTCGTCTTCAAAAAAGAAATCTTCATCGGTCGGATAGTCCGGCCAAATCTCCTCCATACTTTCGTACGGCTCGTCGCTGTCTTCCAATTCTTCCAGATTCTGCAAAACCTCCAGCGGCGCCCCCGTTCTCACAGCATAATCGATCAATTCCTCCTTGGTTGCGGGCCACGGCGCGTCATCCAGATACGATGCTAATTCGAGTGTCCAAATCATTGCTCAAAATCTCCTCCGAACTCATCAACCACCCGGGAACATCCCCCCCGAGTCTCCACGACTACTGGCTCGATGCGAGCTGTTCTTTAATCTTTTTGTAATCAACGTCGTCAAAGAAATAATCAACGGGATTCTGCAGCACGCCATTCAGGCGCACTTCGTAATGCAGATGCGGGCCCGTGGCGATGCCTGTCTTGCCGGACAGCGCAATCGTTGCGCCCCGCTTCACACGTTCTCCCGGTCGGACCAACACTTTGCTCAGATGGCCGTACACCGTCGTGTATCCGTATCCATGACTTACCACAACCATGACTCCCAACCCGGCTTCAGTACGCCCGGCAG includes the following:
- a CDS encoding BamA/TamA family outer membrane protein, producing the protein MNCRLLNIVLFLAGCAALLAAQEQTQGLEISGMRFEGNESFRDDALLGIMQTKESPAGFWKFMYTISEKLGDKPEYFDRTRFEQDHTRLQAFYRDQGFFSVHIDTLLRPDFGRKTIALSFLIHEGHRSLIDSIQRVGFEDLPQSVVEEIEARPLVVPGEPYVADRVIGERARIVNAFFNNGYADVRVDSIVPYRYTSTGNIRLVIAITRGKRYVFGGITVRQDSIASGAVDEGAILRHLDFQKGDFYSEAKRSDSERNLNRLGVFETSRIEPVIGVKADTTFDISTQVFVRPRPFQELVPEIGVNDENNAFNILLGVSYNNRNFFGGARNFETKFQFQLQSIQDVEFSRVFSGTGLRDSSVIGNAELSFQINQPYFFNNKTSFTPSLSFIVEKRHKYYFNPIIRGRFAVTSQTARYTTAFLEWSLERIGYEAINATVAALYFDSLSIDRRPQFNSILSFTLQRDKRNDIFYPSGGFFHSVSIEEAGVIPSVFGSLFGTDLPYSKYVKLSGRGQWYVDPLRDKAAIWAFRLYGGVAELYGNSPAPVPVTRRFFGGGSGSVRGWGARGLAASRLPEEGGNAVFEGSIETRWNLLRNAGRLGFVEFSRFSLVFFYDFGNVWPRASDVKASEIAMAAGLGIRYATIAGPIRIDLGFRVYDPSAEQERQWISQKKFYKETLGALVLHFGIGHSF
- a CDS encoding DUF2795 domain-containing protein translates to MIWTLELASYLDDAPWPATKEELIDYAVRTGAPLEVLQNLEELEDSDEPYESMEEIWPDYPTDEDFFFEDDKEY
- the metG gene encoding methionine--tRNA ligase, which codes for MKSQPKRILVTAALPYANGLLHLGHLAGAYLPADMYVRYQRAKKRDVLFLCGSDEHGVAITVTAEKEKITPQAVVDRYHSLNKAAFDKFGMSFDNYSRTSLPLHHATAQEFFAEFHRRGVLKEKEEQQLYCEKDRMFLADRYVEGTCPNCKKPEARGDQCENCGTWLNQSELIDPKCKLCGTTPVVRTTSHWYFPLGDFQKRLVAYVKERSERDGWKDNVLRYCESWFKDGLQDRAVTRDLSWGVPVPVSGYEKKVLYVWFDAVLGYISSGKEWAARIGQPEKWKEYWLGQDTKYVAFIGKDNVVFHCIVFPAMLMAWNDSGKEQYILPENVPANEFLNFEGQKFSKSRGWGIDLENFLNHFPADSLRYTLAINLPESRDSDFYLKDFQARTNNELADIFGNFVNRTLAFTEKNFGGAVPVLGPLDARDADMAAVIAETPAKVGALYERYKFREAVIESMNLARAANKYFNDSEPWKSFKSNPEHCATTLNICLQVVRSLAILMEPVVPSTARKIWETLNLEGAPSAAGWESAGDRPLQPGHTFRKSEILVTKIEDEQIDGIIKALNEPAPVEAPKPPADVKPLITIDDFKKVELKLARVVSAELVPKSNKLLKVQLEIGTERRQVVAGIAQHYKPEDLVGKMIVVVTNLQPAKLMGQESNGMLLAASDSTGKLAVLTVNGDLESGAGIK
- the holB gene encoding DNA polymerase III subunit delta', whose translation is MGWDRIIGQHRVKELLRRVLSSGSVAHAHLFWGGEGVGKDAMAIEVGRALNCQVNPADPCGVCASCRKVDQLQHPNLRLIVALPVGKNEQSGDDPVAGLTEEQIESIQGQLKLKAENPYHRILVPKANFIKINSVRTLRREASLSSFEGGKRVFIISHAEEMNPEASNSLLKMLEEPPSDSVFILTTAHKEQLLPTILSRCQLVQFDPLSEEELQAALIDRHGVEPEQAALVARLADGSHTAALELLSIDIVAQRREAVQFLRLLLGTQKIPLALEVERIVALGDRNAVERWMKLLGVWLRDAMVLREQGESGLLNREQLKDLTSFNEKFPRARLSDALGSVETSIALVGKNGYLPLVVTSLAIDLKRHLASS